A region of Vitis vinifera cultivar Pinot Noir 40024 chromosome 13, ASM3070453v1 DNA encodes the following proteins:
- the LOC100258140 gene encoding rhomboid-like protein 19 isoform X1, with protein sequence MSSSALSGGTGNFSGFTRLCKGLAVVIVGGHVVVQFFPSAVAYLALIPARTIPFAWNLITSGYIEQTIYGTVVSTVGLLFLGKLLEPIWGTREFLKFIFVVNFLTSVCVFITAIALYYITRQENYLYMPLSGFHGVLSGFLVGIKQIIPDQELSLFSLLKIRARWLPSLMLLLSIAISFFTTESAAYLPALIFGTYMGWIYLRYLQRKPETRLKGDPSDEFAFSTFFPEFLRPVIDPIGSVFGRLCCGRFEISDEDRGHTLGGAPLPGSDPIEASRRRERGARALEERLAVERLTAGESAKESGRDAVEDV encoded by the exons ATGAGTTCTTCGGCGCTTTCAGGA GGCACAGGCAATTTTTCCGGATTTACGCGGCTGTGCAAGGGCCTTGCTGTGGTAATTGTTGGTGGCCATGTTGTGGTGCAATTTTTCCCTTCAGCCGTTGCTTATCTAGCCCTTATTCCTGCTAG GACAATACCTTTCGCTTGGAATCTAATAACATCCGGTTACATTGAACAAACCATATATGGG ACGGTGGTCAGCACAGTTGGTCTTCTTTTTTTGGGAAAGCTGCTTGAACCCATATGGGGCACTAGAGAATTCTTGAAGTTcatctttgtagttaactttcTAACTTCTGTGTGCGTTTTCATCACAGCTATCGCCTTGTACTATATAACAAGGCAGGAAAATTACCT TTATATGCCTCTTTCTGGCTTCCACGGAGTCCTTTCAGGTTTCCTAGTTGGCATAAAGCAAATCATCCCTGATCAAGAGCTTTCCTTATTTTCCCTCTTGAAAATAAGAGCAAGG TGGTTGCCGTCTCTTATGCTATTGCTATCCATTGCAATAAGTTTCTTTACAACAGAGTCAGCAGCATACCTTCCAGCCTTAATATTTGGGACATACATGGGCTGGATTTACCTCAGATACCTACAGAGAAAACCAGAAACAAGACTTAAGGGTGACCCAAGTGATGAGTTTGCATTCTCTACATTTTTCCCTGAATTTCTAAG ACCAGTGATTGATCCCATTGGATCAGTATTTGGACGATTATGTTGTGGAAGATTTGAAATTTCTGATGAGGATAGGGGTCACACCTTGGGAGGTGCCCCATTGCCTGGCTCTGATCCCATTGAAGCATCTAGAAGAAG AGAAAGAGGTGCTCGAGCACTGGAAGAAAGGTTAGCAGTTGAGAGGTTGACTGCTGGAGAGAGCGCAAAAGAATCAGGAAGAGATGCTGTAGAGGATGTTTAG
- the LOC100258140 gene encoding rhomboid-like protein 19 isoform X2, whose protein sequence is MSLKFVCRTIPFAWNLITSGYIEQTIYGTVVSTVGLLFLGKLLEPIWGTREFLKFIFVVNFLTSVCVFITAIALYYITRQENYLYMPLSGFHGVLSGFLVGIKQIIPDQELSLFSLLKIRARWLPSLMLLLSIAISFFTTESAAYLPALIFGTYMGWIYLRYLQRKPETRLKGDPSDEFAFSTFFPEFLRPVIDPIGSVFGRLCCGRFEISDEDRGHTLGGAPLPGSDPIEASRRRERGARALEERLAVERLTAGESAKESGRDAVEDV, encoded by the exons ATGTCCCTTAAATTTGTTTGTAGGACAATACCTTTCGCTTGGAATCTAATAACATCCGGTTACATTGAACAAACCATATATGGG ACGGTGGTCAGCACAGTTGGTCTTCTTTTTTTGGGAAAGCTGCTTGAACCCATATGGGGCACTAGAGAATTCTTGAAGTTcatctttgtagttaactttcTAACTTCTGTGTGCGTTTTCATCACAGCTATCGCCTTGTACTATATAACAAGGCAGGAAAATTACCT TTATATGCCTCTTTCTGGCTTCCACGGAGTCCTTTCAGGTTTCCTAGTTGGCATAAAGCAAATCATCCCTGATCAAGAGCTTTCCTTATTTTCCCTCTTGAAAATAAGAGCAAGG TGGTTGCCGTCTCTTATGCTATTGCTATCCATTGCAATAAGTTTCTTTACAACAGAGTCAGCAGCATACCTTCCAGCCTTAATATTTGGGACATACATGGGCTGGATTTACCTCAGATACCTACAGAGAAAACCAGAAACAAGACTTAAGGGTGACCCAAGTGATGAGTTTGCATTCTCTACATTTTTCCCTGAATTTCTAAG ACCAGTGATTGATCCCATTGGATCAGTATTTGGACGATTATGTTGTGGAAGATTTGAAATTTCTGATGAGGATAGGGGTCACACCTTGGGAGGTGCCCCATTGCCTGGCTCTGATCCCATTGAAGCATCTAGAAGAAG AGAAAGAGGTGCTCGAGCACTGGAAGAAAGGTTAGCAGTTGAGAGGTTGACTGCTGGAGAGAGCGCAAAAGAATCAGGAAGAGATGCTGTAGAGGATGTTTAG